The following coding sequences are from one Arthrobacter sp. PvP023 window:
- a CDS encoding FAD-dependent oxidoreductase, producing MEVDVVVVGGGAMGSAAAWQLARRGRSVVLLEQFEQGHHIGASHGATRNFNMAYAEPDYLDLVTEAKDLWDELEGATGTQLLDLVGLVNHGNVRRLRDVRSSHAERGIESHFIPAAEAAERWRGMNFRGDVLVVPGSGRVRAADALLALRQAAEAHGARFEYSTPVRDIRVDGDRAVVVIDSGEITARRVVVTAGAWTGKLLGNRVTLPGLVVTQEQPAHFTPLDDSLAWPSFNHNPDPDDPRDAYWYSPVYGMLTPGEGIKAGWHGVGPVTDPDARSFTPEPVQLQALVRYVREWLPGVDAESAVPISCTYTSTANEDFVLDRFGPVVVGAGFSGHGFKFTPAIGRILADLADGGGSPARFTALR from the coding sequence GTGGAAGTTGACGTCGTCGTGGTCGGCGGAGGGGCGATGGGATCCGCTGCCGCGTGGCAGCTTGCCCGCCGCGGCAGGTCCGTTGTCCTCCTGGAGCAGTTTGAACAGGGGCATCACATCGGCGCCTCCCACGGCGCGACCCGCAATTTCAACATGGCCTACGCCGAGCCCGACTACCTGGACCTGGTCACCGAGGCCAAGGACCTCTGGGACGAGCTCGAGGGTGCAACGGGCACGCAGCTCCTGGACCTCGTGGGCCTGGTGAACCACGGCAACGTCCGGCGGCTGCGGGACGTTCGTTCGTCGCACGCCGAGCGGGGCATTGAGAGCCACTTCATTCCGGCGGCAGAGGCGGCGGAGCGCTGGCGGGGCATGAACTTCAGGGGTGACGTCCTGGTGGTGCCCGGCTCGGGACGGGTCCGCGCCGCCGACGCGCTGCTGGCGCTGCGCCAGGCCGCCGAGGCGCACGGCGCCCGCTTTGAATACTCGACGCCGGTCCGCGACATCCGCGTTGACGGCGACCGCGCCGTCGTGGTCATTGACTCCGGCGAGATCACCGCGCGCCGTGTGGTGGTCACCGCCGGCGCGTGGACCGGCAAGCTTCTCGGGAACCGGGTCACGCTGCCGGGGCTTGTGGTCACGCAGGAGCAGCCGGCACACTTCACGCCGCTGGACGACTCACTGGCCTGGCCCAGCTTCAACCACAACCCGGACCCGGATGATCCCCGCGACGCGTACTGGTACAGCCCCGTCTACGGAATGCTCACCCCGGGCGAGGGCATCAAAGCCGGCTGGCACGGCGTGGGGCCGGTGACGGACCCGGACGCGCGCAGCTTCACCCCCGAACCTGTCCAGCTTCAGGCGCTGGTGCGCTACGTCCGGGAGTGGCTGCCGGGCGTGGATGCGGAGTCGGCGGTTCCCATCAGTTGCACGTACACCAGCACCGCCAACGAGGACTTCGTGCTGGACCGTTTCGGTCCAGTGGTGGTGGGGGCCGGCTTCTCCGGCCACGGTTTCAAGTTCACACCGGCCATTGGCCGGATACTTGCAGACCTCGCCGACGGCGGGGGCTCACCCGCCCGCTTCACAGCCCTGCGCTAG
- a CDS encoding ThuA domain-containing protein translates to MTSNNKTALVVRGGWDGHQPVEATELFIPYLKDNGYDVRVEESPKIYADTEYMAGVDLIVQCMTMSTIEKDEFEGLRAAVENGTGLAGWHGGIADSYRNNSDYLHLIGGQFACHPGKHADERTGEQSDNYVPYTVDMLPAAAEHPITQGIADFDLVTEQYWVLSDDYIDVLATTTQKVREWDPWNREVISPAIWTRQWGNGKIFVCTPGHRIEVLQDKNVRTIIERGLLWASR, encoded by the coding sequence ATGACAAGCAACAACAAAACAGCGCTGGTGGTTCGCGGCGGCTGGGACGGACACCAGCCGGTGGAGGCCACCGAGCTGTTCATCCCCTACCTTAAGGACAACGGCTACGACGTCCGGGTGGAGGAATCACCCAAGATCTACGCTGATACGGAATACATGGCCGGCGTTGACCTGATCGTGCAGTGCATGACGATGTCCACCATCGAGAAGGATGAATTTGAGGGGCTCCGCGCCGCCGTCGAAAACGGCACCGGCCTTGCAGGCTGGCACGGCGGCATCGCCGATTCGTACCGCAATAACTCGGACTACCTTCACCTGATTGGCGGCCAGTTCGCCTGCCATCCGGGCAAGCACGCTGACGAGCGGACCGGCGAGCAGTCGGACAACTACGTCCCTTACACGGTGGACATGCTGCCAGCTGCCGCCGAGCACCCCATCACGCAGGGCATCGCTGACTTTGACCTCGTCACGGAGCAGTACTGGGTTCTCAGCGACGACTACATCGACGTCCTGGCCACCACCACTCAGAAGGTCCGGGAATGGGATCCGTGGAACCGGGAGGTCATCTCGCCTGCCATCTGGACCCGCCAGTGGGGCAACGGCAAAATCTTCGTTTGCACCCCGGGCCACCGCATCGAAGTCCTGCAGGACAAGAACGTCCGCACCATCATTGAAAGGGGTTTGCTGTGGGCAAGCCGTTGA
- a CDS encoding YidH family protein gives MPEDSNTGAPDPRGRLTSRILRGGTEPDPRFTLANERTFLAWIRTSLALLAGGVAVEAFMAELLGPELRKTISVLLLVLALLIGGGSFFRWVNVERAMRRKAPMPLPLMAPVLAIGGALVAAIMVVFVIVRPA, from the coding sequence TTGCCAGAAGATTCGAACACCGGAGCGCCGGATCCGAGGGGCCGGCTGACGTCCCGGATCCTTCGTGGCGGCACTGAGCCCGATCCGCGGTTTACCCTGGCGAACGAGCGGACGTTCCTGGCGTGGATCCGGACGTCGCTGGCCCTGCTAGCCGGGGGCGTTGCGGTCGAAGCTTTTATGGCTGAGCTCTTGGGTCCCGAACTGCGCAAGACCATTTCGGTCCTGCTGCTTGTCCTGGCGTTGCTGATCGGGGGCGGCTCGTTCTTCCGGTGGGTGAACGTGGAACGCGCCATGCGGCGAAAAGCACCTATGCCGCTCCCGCTCATGGCCCCGGTGCTGGCCATCGGCGGGGCCCTCGTGGCGGCCATCATGGTGGTTTTCGTGATCGTCCGGCCGGCCTGA
- a CDS encoding DapH/DapD/GlmU-related protein, whose translation MSRKIETVEDDAGKVISYHRHPNGGGLIGRGAEVDESSFISPTAYVEAGAQVGAGCRVGGGSWIDRRARVGHKVVIGDAVYVGQGAVIGHRARIGSHSKIGAGAVIGHGVRLHGDSKVAQGSRLPARTGASASPPPRSLPDGNRQAA comes from the coding sequence ATGAGCAGGAAAATCGAAACAGTCGAGGACGACGCCGGGAAGGTCATCAGCTACCACCGGCACCCCAACGGCGGCGGCCTGATCGGCCGTGGGGCCGAGGTGGACGAGTCGTCCTTCATCAGTCCAACCGCCTATGTGGAGGCCGGCGCCCAGGTGGGGGCCGGATGCCGGGTGGGCGGCGGCAGCTGGATCGACCGGCGTGCGCGGGTCGGCCACAAAGTGGTGATCGGTGATGCTGTGTACGTGGGGCAGGGAGCGGTGATCGGCCACCGGGCCCGGATCGGCAGCCACTCCAAGATCGGAGCGGGGGCCGTGATAGGGCACGGAGTCCGCCTCCACGGCGACAGCAAGGTCGCCCAGGGCAGCCGCCTCCCGGCCAGGACCGGGGCGTCGGCAAGCCCTCCGCCGCGGTCCCTTCCGGACGGTAACCGCCAGGCCGCGTGA
- a CDS encoding DedA family protein, with amino-acid sequence MTTANAVDELTGIAGLAARGIDTLGEWGVGLFTFAETIIPPIPSEVILPLAGFLTKQGSMSLALVFLTSTLGAYAGALLLYWIGAKLGLERAIRGLSRLPLMDREDFEKAADWFQRHGKSAVFFGRFLPGVRSLISLPAGAEKMNLATFSIFTIAGSGLWNALLIGLGVLLGAQYHLIEEYSKYLNYAVYAALAALIAWVSIRAYRRQRERVDQNQR; translated from the coding sequence ATGACTACCGCAAACGCCGTTGACGAGCTCACGGGGATAGCCGGCTTGGCCGCCCGCGGCATCGATACGCTGGGGGAGTGGGGCGTGGGACTGTTCACCTTCGCCGAAACCATCATCCCGCCCATCCCGAGCGAGGTCATCCTGCCGCTGGCGGGCTTCCTCACCAAGCAGGGAAGCATGAGCCTGGCCCTCGTGTTCCTCACCAGCACGCTCGGCGCCTACGCCGGTGCGCTGCTGCTGTACTGGATTGGCGCGAAGCTTGGCCTGGAGCGTGCCATCCGCGGGCTGTCCCGGCTTCCGCTGATGGACCGCGAGGACTTCGAGAAAGCCGCCGACTGGTTCCAGCGCCACGGCAAATCGGCGGTGTTCTTCGGCCGGTTCCTGCCCGGGGTGCGCAGCCTGATTTCCCTGCCCGCCGGCGCGGAGAAAATGAACCTGGCCACGTTCAGCATCTTTACCATTGCCGGGAGCGGGCTCTGGAATGCCCTGTTGATCGGTCTCGGTGTGCTCCTCGGAGCGCAGTACCACCTCATCGAGGAGTACTCCAAATACCTCAATTACGCCGTCTACGCCGCGCTTGCAGCCCTGATTGCCTGGGTTTCGATCAGGGCGTACCGGCGGCAGCGCGAACGCGTGGACCAGAACCAGCGCTGA
- a CDS encoding cysteine hydrolase family protein, which produces MTTLSDRPNTALLVIDVQNGVVADVHQRDAVVANIATLVDKARSEGVPIVWVQHSSGQLAKGSDAWELVPELKRQEPEPLVHKSFADSFEDTDLEDVLAGAAVGRLVVTGAQTDECIRSTIHGAFVRGYDVTLVGDAHTTEDQSEWGAPPPDKVIAHTNLYWKYHTAPGRTAAVEDSKDVTFAG; this is translated from the coding sequence ATGACCACACTGTCGGATCGACCCAACACCGCCTTGCTGGTGATCGACGTCCAGAACGGGGTGGTGGCCGATGTGCACCAGCGCGACGCCGTCGTCGCCAACATCGCCACCCTCGTTGACAAAGCGCGGAGCGAAGGCGTCCCGATCGTCTGGGTCCAGCACTCGAGTGGGCAACTGGCGAAGGGAAGCGATGCCTGGGAGCTCGTGCCGGAACTGAAGCGGCAGGAACCGGAACCGCTGGTGCACAAGTCGTTCGCGGACTCCTTCGAGGACACCGACCTGGAAGACGTACTGGCCGGAGCAGCAGTCGGGCGCCTGGTGGTGACCGGCGCGCAGACGGATGAGTGCATCCGGTCCACCATCCACGGCGCCTTTGTCCGCGGCTACGACGTGACCCTCGTTGGTGACGCGCACACCACGGAGGACCAGAGCGAGTGGGGTGCCCCGCCGCCGGACAAGGTCATTGCGCACACCAACCTTTACTGGAAATACCACACGGCTCCCGGCCGCACCGCTGCGGTTGAGGACAGCAAGGATGTAACTTTCGCGGGCTGA
- a CDS encoding DUF202 domain-containing protein: MASRSGAAWHGDSGLQPERTDLAWSRTTLSMVIAASVFLRWMPHHGWFVGTLVGGAVVTALAINLTQKRRFHRAVRGIRQETMPPHIGSTAAVAASVVVLALLGIYTVLFLPLQP; the protein is encoded by the coding sequence ATGGCTTCCCGAAGCGGCGCCGCATGGCACGGCGATTCCGGCCTCCAGCCGGAACGCACTGACCTGGCCTGGAGCCGCACCACCCTGTCCATGGTGATCGCTGCGTCCGTTTTCCTGCGGTGGATGCCCCACCACGGCTGGTTCGTCGGGACGCTCGTCGGCGGTGCCGTCGTCACCGCACTGGCCATCAATCTCACCCAGAAACGCCGGTTCCACCGGGCCGTCCGGGGCATCAGGCAGGAGACCATGCCGCCGCACATAGGCTCGACGGCGGCGGTCGCCGCGAGCGTCGTCGTCCTCGCCCTGCTGGGGATTTACACCGTACTGTTCCTCCCGCTGCAGCCGTGA
- a CDS encoding LacI family DNA-binding transcriptional regulator, translated as MVAARAGVSTATVSLVANGKTRGRVSEDNISRVRDAISELGYVVDGIGSSLAKGVSSIVILVAPDISNPFFAKVITGVRESLGADYQLLLSVTEAGEFPQADDVRKLTALRPAGLLVDAPDAEFLEELSAAGPLVLLDAPGLEAYAPSVNLDVAHGARELAAHLAAAGHKCAAYVDSVTGTATFDVRRTAFLEEAAERGISVPPECIISTTIDVGTAAAAFARAWPQWQRNGVTAVVCGTDTQAYGVLQEARVAGVRIPEELAVAGFDDLPYSATSNPGLTSVHLPATPLGLKAGEQLRSLMEGRPLEQPQVTLESSLVVRGSTA; from the coding sequence ATGGTTGCCGCCCGCGCGGGGGTTTCCACGGCCACCGTTTCCCTGGTGGCCAACGGCAAGACCCGCGGCCGCGTGTCGGAGGACAACATTTCGCGGGTGCGGGACGCCATCTCCGAACTGGGCTATGTGGTGGACGGCATCGGCAGCTCCCTGGCCAAGGGCGTGAGCTCGATCGTCATCCTTGTGGCGCCGGACATCTCCAACCCGTTCTTCGCCAAGGTGATCACCGGTGTGCGCGAATCCCTGGGCGCCGACTACCAGCTGCTCCTGTCCGTCACGGAGGCCGGAGAGTTTCCGCAGGCCGATGACGTCCGGAAGCTGACGGCGCTGCGGCCCGCAGGGCTGCTGGTGGACGCCCCGGACGCCGAATTCCTGGAGGAACTGTCGGCTGCGGGCCCGCTGGTGCTGCTCGACGCTCCCGGTCTGGAAGCCTACGCCCCGTCGGTGAACCTCGACGTGGCGCACGGCGCCCGGGAGCTGGCGGCGCACCTGGCCGCTGCGGGGCACAAATGCGCGGCTTACGTGGACAGCGTGACGGGCACGGCCACCTTCGACGTTCGGCGCACCGCGTTCCTCGAGGAAGCAGCGGAGCGCGGGATTTCAGTGCCGCCCGAATGCATCATCAGCACCACCATCGACGTCGGGACCGCGGCCGCGGCGTTCGCCCGGGCATGGCCGCAGTGGCAGCGGAACGGGGTTACCGCCGTCGTCTGCGGTACCGATACGCAGGCCTACGGCGTGCTGCAGGAAGCCCGTGTTGCGGGAGTGCGGATCCCCGAAGAACTGGCGGTGGCGGGATTCGATGACCTGCCGTACTCCGCGACCAGCAATCCGGGCCTGACAAGCGTTCACCTGCCGGCCACGCCCCTCGGGCTCAAGGCCGGCGAGCAGTTGCGCTCCCTCATGGAGGGCCGCCCGCTGGAGCAGCCCCAGGTGACACTGGAAAGCTCCTTGGTGGTTCGCGGCTCCACAGCCTGA
- a CDS encoding MFS transporter — protein MTTLTETKTARGNVTALMVALLASCVAFQLNASMLSPALVTMGKELNTDQAVIGLSQTWFFTAAALFSLFLPRLSDIIGRKKILIGMMLLMAVGSVIAALAPDVTWLFVGRIIQGVSGPTVPLCLIMLRSAVSNPRKYGTLMGLITAVNGGVAGVDSFVGGYFAEHFGFRSIFWLMVVLALVATALIALLAGESKPAAGTTMDWLGVFFIVVAVGALLTALNEGSKLVGGFSAGTLMLAVGLVAVAALAFYAFWTVEKRSKQPMVETVHLRQRSTWAPLLTTTLTMTGIFAVINGIVPAYVQAAAPGFGVGPTEMSLIILTPYALLGWVVGPLSGRLAPVLGYTRVLRIGLLGSIAALALIAFFGLGSLPMMIAGTVLLGIMYAGTVNIMLNGLGVVLSPAGNPGFLPGMNAGAFNLGAGLSFLVLPAVLVATSALGDAKASYLTVVVVGLVITVAAFGASLLIPKPVEAEVAE, from the coding sequence ATGACCACCCTCACCGAAACCAAGACCGCCCGCGGCAACGTGACCGCCCTGATGGTGGCCCTGCTGGCCTCCTGCGTGGCGTTCCAGCTCAATGCCTCCATGCTCAGCCCGGCCCTGGTGACCATGGGGAAGGAACTCAACACCGACCAGGCCGTCATCGGCCTGTCCCAGACCTGGTTCTTCACTGCGGCCGCGCTGTTTTCCCTCTTCCTGCCGCGCCTGAGCGACATCATCGGACGGAAGAAGATCCTGATCGGCATGATGCTGCTCATGGCCGTCGGCTCGGTCATCGCCGCGCTCGCCCCGGACGTCACGTGGCTCTTCGTGGGCCGCATCATCCAGGGCGTCAGCGGCCCCACCGTGCCGCTGTGCCTGATCATGCTGCGCTCCGCCGTCAGCAATCCTCGCAAATACGGCACGCTCATGGGCCTCATCACGGCGGTCAACGGCGGCGTGGCCGGCGTTGACTCCTTCGTGGGCGGCTACTTTGCCGAGCACTTCGGCTTCCGCAGCATCTTCTGGCTGATGGTGGTCCTGGCACTGGTGGCTACAGCGCTGATCGCGCTCCTGGCCGGCGAAAGCAAGCCCGCGGCCGGCACCACCATGGACTGGCTCGGCGTCTTCTTCATTGTTGTGGCCGTCGGCGCGCTGCTGACCGCCCTCAACGAGGGCTCCAAGCTGGTGGGCGGCTTCTCGGCGGGCACCCTGATGCTGGCCGTAGGGCTGGTGGCCGTCGCCGCGCTCGCCTTTTACGCGTTCTGGACCGTGGAAAAGCGCTCCAAGCAGCCCATGGTGGAAACCGTCCACCTGCGCCAGCGCTCCACTTGGGCGCCCCTGCTGACCACCACGCTCACCATGACCGGAATCTTCGCCGTCATCAATGGCATCGTCCCCGCTTACGTACAGGCGGCGGCTCCGGGCTTCGGAGTGGGTCCCACGGAAATGTCGCTGATCATCCTGACCCCGTATGCCCTGCTTGGCTGGGTGGTGGGCCCGCTCAGCGGCAGGCTGGCGCCGGTCCTTGGCTACACCAGGGTGCTGCGCATCGGGCTGCTGGGCAGTATCGCCGCGCTGGCCCTGATCGCCTTCTTCGGCCTGGGGAGCCTGCCGATGATGATCGCCGGTACGGTCTTGCTGGGCATCATGTACGCCGGTACGGTCAACATCATGCTGAACGGACTCGGAGTGGTGCTCTCGCCCGCCGGAAACCCGGGCTTCCTGCCGGGCATGAACGCAGGTGCCTTCAACCTCGGCGCCGGACTCAGCTTCCTGGTGCTGCCCGCCGTGCTGGTGGCAACCTCGGCCCTCGGCGACGCCAAGGCGTCGTACCTGACCGTCGTGGTGGTCGGCCTGGTCATCACCGTTGCCGCCTTCGGTGCCTCGCTCCTGATCCCCAAGCCGGTTGAAGCCGAGGTGGCCGAATGA
- a CDS encoding ribokinase translates to MSAGPETHGRIVVVGSLNADLTIYCERLPLPGETVHGTGFAVNPGGKSANQAVAASLLGGVVSLVGAVGDDSNGEMLLSSTAGAGVDISHVRTSESAATGVAVIAVDAHGENNIIISAGANGTLAPADVAASADAFDGASVVCLCLEVSLDTVEAAARTGHDAGATVLLNLSPYGEIPQSLADLADVLLVNAHEASLFLGSGEMPGAEADDAAWDQVRERFAERGLRRVLVTLGASGSVVLDSLVSGTDRVTRIAPVKVHAVDTTGAGDAFTGAVAARLAAGQPLAEAAAFASVAAALAATRKGTQAAYAGVADVERMRGRMA, encoded by the coding sequence ATGAGCGCCGGACCCGAAACGCACGGCCGGATCGTCGTCGTCGGCTCCCTGAACGCGGACCTGACCATCTATTGCGAACGGCTTCCGCTGCCGGGTGAGACGGTCCACGGCACCGGATTCGCGGTGAATCCGGGAGGCAAGAGCGCCAACCAGGCCGTGGCGGCAAGCCTGCTGGGCGGGGTAGTCAGCCTCGTCGGCGCCGTGGGGGACGACTCCAACGGCGAGATGCTCCTCTCCTCCACCGCCGGCGCCGGCGTGGACATCTCGCACGTGCGCACCTCGGAGTCCGCCGCCACGGGAGTCGCCGTGATCGCGGTGGACGCGCACGGCGAGAACAACATCATCATTTCCGCCGGTGCCAACGGAACCCTCGCTCCCGCCGACGTTGCGGCGTCAGCGGACGCGTTCGACGGCGCTTCCGTGGTGTGTCTCTGCCTCGAGGTCAGCCTGGACACCGTTGAAGCCGCCGCCCGGACAGGGCACGACGCCGGCGCGACAGTCCTGCTGAACCTCTCGCCTTACGGCGAGATCCCACAGAGCCTGGCGGACCTGGCCGACGTGCTGCTGGTCAACGCGCACGAGGCGTCGCTGTTCCTGGGGTCGGGTGAGATGCCCGGCGCCGAAGCGGACGACGCCGCGTGGGACCAGGTCCGGGAGCGCTTCGCCGAGCGCGGGCTGCGGCGGGTCCTGGTCACGTTGGGGGCCAGCGGCTCGGTGGTCCTGGACTCGCTGGTTTCGGGGACGGACCGTGTCACCCGGATCGCACCGGTCAAGGTCCATGCCGTGGACACCACGGGCGCCGGCGATGCGTTCACCGGCGCCGTGGCCGCACGGCTCGCCGCCGGACAGCCGCTGGCCGAAGCCGCTGCCTTCGCCTCCGTGGCGGCGGCACTCGCCGCCACCCGGAAGGGAACGCAGGCCGCCTACGCCGGCGTCGCGGATGTGGAGCGGATGCGGGGCCGGATGGCTTAG
- a CDS encoding nucleoside hydrolase, whose translation MEIDVDPNPVTPARKKIILDCDPGHDDAVAMLLAHGNPDIELLAVTTVVGNQTLEKVTRNALSVGTIAGITGVPFAAGCGRPLVRTIETAPDIHGESGMDGPAQPESAIELDTRHAVDLIIDIVMEHEPGTVTLVPTAGLTNIAMAARKEPRIVERVKEVVLMGGGYHVGNWSAVAEFNIIIDPEAAHIVFNEAWPVVMVGLDLTHQALATPEVVEKIAAVGTGPARFVMELMEFFTKTYQDAQGFDHPPVHDPCAVAYVIDPSIVTTRKVPVDIELHGRLTLGMTIADFRAPAPADCNTSVAVDLDHERFWDLVTDALIRIGEPALAAPAAVSVGAATGGVK comes from the coding sequence GTGGAGATAGACGTGGACCCCAACCCCGTGACCCCTGCCCGCAAGAAGATCATCCTGGACTGCGACCCCGGGCATGACGACGCCGTGGCCATGCTGCTGGCGCACGGCAACCCCGATATCGAACTGCTTGCCGTCACCACGGTGGTGGGCAACCAGACCCTCGAGAAGGTCACCCGCAACGCCCTGTCCGTCGGCACGATCGCCGGCATCACGGGCGTCCCCTTCGCCGCCGGCTGCGGCCGCCCGCTGGTGCGCACCATCGAAACCGCGCCGGACATCCACGGCGAATCCGGCATGGACGGCCCCGCCCAGCCCGAGTCCGCCATCGAGTTGGACACGCGCCACGCCGTCGACCTCATCATTGACATTGTTATGGAGCACGAGCCCGGCACCGTGACCCTGGTCCCCACCGCCGGCCTCACCAACATCGCCATGGCGGCCCGCAAGGAACCGCGCATCGTTGAACGCGTCAAGGAAGTGGTCCTGATGGGCGGCGGCTACCACGTGGGCAACTGGAGCGCCGTGGCGGAATTCAACATCATCATCGATCCTGAAGCCGCGCACATCGTGTTCAACGAGGCATGGCCCGTAGTGATGGTGGGCCTGGACCTCACCCACCAGGCACTGGCCACCCCCGAAGTGGTGGAGAAGATCGCCGCCGTGGGAACCGGACCCGCCAGGTTCGTCATGGAACTGATGGAGTTCTTCACCAAGACCTACCAGGACGCCCAGGGCTTCGACCACCCGCCGGTCCACGACCCCTGCGCCGTGGCCTACGTGATCGATCCCAGCATTGTCACCACCCGCAAGGTTCCGGTGGACATCGAACTGCACGGCAGGCTGACCCTCGGGATGACCATTGCAGACTTCCGTGCCCCGGCCCCGGCAGACTGCAACACCTCCGTTGCCGTCGACCTGGACCACGAAAGGTTCTGGGACCTCGTCACCGACGCCCTCATCCGGATCGGCGAACCCGCGCTCGCGGCACCGGCCGCCGTCTCAGTCGGCGCGGCAACCGGAGGGGTCAAGTAA
- a CDS encoding Gfo/Idh/MocA family protein, protein MGKPLNVGIIGCGKIVAQYLASFRRLEQVRLVAVADLDTARAQEVADSYEGVRAVSVDELIAAHDIDLVLNLTIPAAHADVALKAIAAGKSVYGEKPLAATTEEAREVITAAREAGVVVGCAPDTVLGTGIQTARKAIDDGLIGSPIAATATMVTPGHERWHPNPDFYYQPGGGPLLDMGPYYVSALVTLLGPVVSVIGAASHTRTERTIGSGERAGQVVPVNIDTHVTGVLVHASGALSTLVMSFDAVQSKSPNIEIHGEKGSLSVPDPNHFDGDVEIFRLGGESWETLPVSAGYIDSGRGYGIADIAATPAGAEPRAGGALAFHVLEVMESVLAAAHTGAPMRIASTAERPSAVALADLAALPQEINS, encoded by the coding sequence GTGGGCAAGCCGTTGAACGTAGGAATCATTGGCTGCGGCAAGATCGTGGCCCAGTACCTGGCCAGCTTCCGCAGGCTGGAGCAGGTGCGTCTGGTGGCTGTTGCAGACCTTGACACTGCCCGCGCACAGGAGGTCGCAGACAGCTACGAAGGCGTCCGGGCCGTCTCGGTCGATGAGCTGATTGCGGCCCACGATATCGACCTCGTCCTAAACCTCACTATCCCCGCCGCCCACGCCGACGTTGCGCTCAAGGCCATCGCTGCCGGCAAGAGCGTTTACGGCGAGAAACCGCTCGCTGCCACCACCGAGGAAGCCCGGGAGGTTATAACCGCCGCCCGCGAAGCCGGCGTTGTGGTCGGCTGCGCCCCGGACACAGTGCTGGGTACCGGCATCCAGACGGCAAGGAAGGCCATCGACGACGGCCTGATCGGTTCCCCGATCGCGGCCACGGCTACTATGGTCACCCCCGGCCACGAGCGCTGGCACCCGAATCCGGACTTCTACTACCAACCCGGTGGCGGACCGCTTCTGGACATGGGCCCCTACTATGTCAGCGCTCTCGTGACGCTACTGGGTCCCGTCGTCTCGGTAATCGGCGCCGCCAGCCACACCCGCACTGAGCGCACCATCGGCTCCGGCGAGCGTGCCGGACAGGTAGTTCCGGTGAACATCGACACCCACGTCACCGGTGTCCTGGTCCACGCGTCGGGGGCCCTTTCGACCCTGGTCATGAGCTTCGACGCCGTGCAAAGCAAGTCCCCCAATATCGAAATCCACGGGGAGAAGGGTTCGCTCTCCGTTCCTGACCCCAACCACTTCGACGGCGACGTGGAGATCTTCCGGCTCGGCGGCGAATCTTGGGAAACGCTCCCTGTATCCGCCGGATACATCGACTCGGGCCGCGGCTACGGCATCGCGGACATCGCGGCAACACCTGCGGGCGCCGAGCCCCGCGCCGGCGGGGCCCTGGCGTTCCACGTGCTCGAAGTAATGGAGTCCGTGCTCGCGGCCGCGCACACGGGAGCCCCGATGCGGATTGCCAGCACAGCCGAGCGGCCCTCGGCCGTCGCATTGGCGGATCTGGCCGCACTGCCCCAAGAAATCAACTCCTAG
- a CDS encoding DUF1508 domain-containing protein, with protein sequence MAGKFEVFVDAELQYRFRLTTPEGAELAVSGAYRDKPSAVAAIEAVRECAGMGLISDLCPASSSVPAPAQAPAAATPAPVPAACDTRRFPVDGFRKHAAARRAPAVPHWSGAA encoded by the coding sequence ATGGCCGGCAAGTTTGAAGTTTTCGTCGATGCAGAGTTGCAGTACCGCTTCCGGCTGACGACGCCGGAAGGAGCCGAGCTTGCCGTGTCAGGCGCCTACCGCGACAAGCCGTCGGCGGTGGCGGCCATCGAAGCGGTCCGCGAGTGCGCGGGAATGGGGCTGATCAGCGACCTCTGCCCTGCTAGCAGTTCGGTCCCGGCACCCGCCCAGGCACCGGCTGCTGCGACGCCTGCCCCCGTCCCCGCGGCCTGCGACACCCGGCGGTTCCCGGTTGACGGCTTCCGCAAGCACGCCGCGGCCCGCCGGGCCCCGGCCGTTCCGCACTGGTCGGGGGCAGCCTGA